In a genomic window of Vallitalea okinawensis:
- a CDS encoding cupin domain-containing protein yields MAKVFSDSNVEYFRKEREIPEYCWSSISNINERVQSKNLKFNIRILEPGKYSYPYHSHRNAEEMLKSLKVKHY; encoded by the coding sequence ATGGCAAAGGTGTTTAGTGATAGTAACGTAGAATATTTCCGTAAAGAACGAGAAATCCCTGAATATTGTTGGAGTTCAATTTCTAACATTAATGAAAGGGTTCAGTCGAAGAATTTAAAGTTCAACATAAGGATTCTGGAGCCAGGGAAGTACTCGTATCCTTATCATTCTCATAGAAACGCAGAAGAGATGTTAAAATCCTTGAAGGTGAAGCATTATTGA
- a CDS encoding alpha/beta hydrolase: MKNNLNATIFCKIRIERIKNVFIGILVLSIIVLFIIPIIIISQSKQKVTYEGNLSENPLQHIYDANDFGLNVNEMKLTTDDGLKVWVSEVLTPNPKGIIIYLTGIRQPSVTYFYGHSKWMKDEGYASILLEVRGHGNSEGEEVCLGYKEVLDTKAVVDYIKGQEKYDNLPIIVHGVSMGGAVAINSFGSLKDIDGLIAMSAYSSFEDVVYDTMIEYNIPSFICEIEKLITSFYLTLVFGDEFKDMRPINQIGNMDNRPALLIACTGDSEVQAENMHRLLKVASSNCEWWLRDSWEHFIIKDCDFINMEQDKEYCDRILEFISTVTQQ, translated from the coding sequence ATGAAAAATAACTTGAATGCTACAATATTTTGCAAGATACGGATCGAGAGAATAAAAAATGTATTTATTGGTATATTGGTTTTATCAATAATTGTGTTATTTATAATACCTATAATAATTATTAGTCAATCAAAACAAAAAGTTACCTATGAAGGAAACTTATCTGAAAATCCATTACAACATATATATGATGCAAATGACTTTGGCTTAAATGTTAATGAGATGAAATTAACAACTGATGATGGGCTGAAGGTATGGGTATCAGAAGTTTTAACTCCTAATCCAAAGGGGATTATTATTTACTTAACAGGAATTAGACAACCATCAGTTACTTATTTCTATGGGCATTCTAAATGGATGAAAGATGAGGGTTATGCATCTATACTACTAGAAGTAAGAGGACATGGAAATAGTGAAGGGGAAGAGGTTTGTTTAGGTTATAAAGAGGTATTGGATACTAAAGCAGTAGTTGATTATATTAAAGGACAAGAAAAGTATGATAATCTACCAATTATTGTTCATGGAGTATCTATGGGCGGTGCTGTGGCAATTAATTCCTTTGGTTCGTTAAAAGATATAGATGGTCTTATTGCTATGTCTGCTTACTCAAGTTTTGAAGATGTGGTCTATGACACAATGATAGAATATAATATTCCATCTTTCATTTGTGAAATTGAGAAACTCATAACAAGTTTTTATCTCACATTAGTTTTTGGTGATGAGTTTAAAGATATGAGACCAATTAATCAAATAGGGAATATGGACAATAGACCGGCTCTTCTAATTGCATGTACTGGTGATTCTGAAGTACAAGCAGAGAATATGCATCGTTTGTTAAAAGTAGCATCAAGCAATTGTGAATGGTGGTTAAGAGATTCTTGGGAACACTTTATAATTAAAGATTGCGATTTCATCAATATGGAACAAGACAAAGAGTATTGTGATAGAATATTAGAATTTATATCAACGGTAACTCAACAGTAA
- a CDS encoding DUF362 domain-containing protein, whose product MARPPIKNHPRTSTELILMIITYLSKHNVKCTIAESADGYLEQNVNEIGLREIVKKYKVKLIDLDFEEVEPITVGDETHYIPKCFNMYDLRIAIPVASKRLNAKYSNNVKLFVGAVPRKFYQIGRSVTWRPRIHLDLHKSVANIYSAIQNYSPFDFFINGGLSMDEVKGEFNIPEILVGNDGIELDLYVLKKYFDIEIPEYLMILST is encoded by the coding sequence CTGGCAAGACCTCCTATTAAAAATCATCCAAGGACAAGTACAGAGCTAATATTAATGATAATAACTTATTTATCAAAACATAATGTTAAGTGTACTATTGCAGAGAGCGCAGATGGATACTTAGAACAAAATGTCAATGAAATTGGATTAAGAGAAATAGTCAAGAAATATAAGGTTAAGTTAATTGATTTAGACTTTGAAGAGGTGGAACCAATAACAGTTGGAGATGAGACTCATTACATACCCAAATGCTTCAATATGTATGATCTGAGAATAGCAATTCCAGTGGCTAGTAAGCGACTTAATGCCAAATACTCTAATAATGTGAAGTTATTTGTAGGTGCTGTGCCAAGGAAATTTTATCAAATAGGGAGATCAGTGACATGGAGACCAAGGATACATCTCGATTTACATAAGTCTGTTGCAAATATATATTCAGCAATTCAAAATTACTCACCATTTGATTTTTTCATCAATGGGGGATTATCAATGGATGAAGTGAAGGGTGAGTTTAATATACCTGAGATTTTAGTAGGTAATGATGGTATTGAACTAGATTTGTATGTATTAAAGAAATATTTTGATATTGAAATACCTGAATATTTAATGATACTGAGTACTTAA
- a CDS encoding GNAT family N-acetyltransferase → MKEINIREIKATDYKDIYLLNKEFNPKYNLYHEDKVQKRIELILSNTKDIIFVSELNGEVIGYIHGSPYELLFSDSLINILGFIVKEKYRNKGIGSILIDSLECWAKSNKFSGIKLLTHPSRIDAHRFYERQGYIYTKDQKNYIKSFT, encoded by the coding sequence ATGAAAGAAATTAATATTAGAGAAATCAAAGCTACGGATTACAAGGATATTTATTTGTTAAATAAAGAATTCAACCCGAAATATAATTTGTATCATGAAGACAAAGTACAAAAACGGATTGAATTAATTCTGAGCAATACAAAAGATATAATTTTCGTTAGTGAGCTAAACGGTGAAGTAATAGGATATATTCATGGAAGTCCATATGAGTTGCTGTTCTCAGATTCTTTAATAAATATTTTAGGGTTTATTGTGAAAGAAAAGTATAGAAATAAGGGTATTGGCAGTATTTTGATTGATAGCCTTGAATGTTGGGCAAAAAGTAATAAGTTTTCTGGTATTAAACTTCTAACACACCCAAGTAGAATAGATGCACATAGGTTCTACGAACGACAGGGGTATATTTATACAAAAGACCAAAAGAATTATATTAAATCTTTTACGTAA
- a CDS encoding NAD(P)-dependent alcohol dehydrogenase: protein MKAVICTKYGSPEVLQIKEVEKPKPKDNEVLIKVYATTAHIGDTRIRRVDPFYVRFIFGLLKPNKNLILGMEISGIIESVGKDVRSFKKGDEVFALTGLGLGGYAEYRCLPEKVKEGTQERKGLVALKPENLSYGEAAAIPAGGLTALKNLQKANIRKGQKILINGASGSLGTYAIQLAKYYGAEVTAVCSAKNFELVKSIGADKIIDYTKEDFTKKQDKYDIIYDAVMKSKPSKCRKILKGNGVFLNNSRLPKIKEEDLLFLKDLIEGNKLKPVLDRTYSINEIVEAHRYVDKGHKKGNVVIKVNNE from the coding sequence ATGAAAGCAGTCATATGTACGAAATACGGATCACCTGAAGTTCTTCAAATTAAAGAAGTTGAGAAACCGAAACCCAAAGATAATGAGGTTTTAATAAAAGTATATGCAACTACAGCACATATAGGCGATACCCGTATTAGAAGAGTTGATCCATTTTATGTAAGATTTATATTTGGTCTATTAAAACCAAACAAAAATTTAATACTTGGCATGGAAATATCCGGCATAATCGAATCTGTTGGTAAAGATGTAAGATCATTCAAAAAAGGTGATGAGGTATTTGCATTGACGGGGCTTGGTTTAGGAGGTTATGCTGAATACCGTTGTTTGCCTGAAAAAGTAAAAGAAGGAACTCAGGAAAGAAAAGGACTGGTTGCCTTAAAACCTGAGAATTTATCATACGGAGAAGCAGCAGCTATTCCGGCTGGAGGACTAACAGCGTTAAAAAACCTACAGAAAGCAAATATTAGGAAAGGCCAGAAGATATTGATAAATGGAGCATCGGGAAGTCTTGGAACATATGCTATACAACTGGCCAAATACTACGGAGCAGAGGTCACCGCTGTTTGTAGTGCAAAGAATTTCGAACTGGTAAAATCTATAGGAGCTGATAAAATAATTGATTACACGAAAGAAGATTTTACCAAAAAGCAAGATAAGTACGACATTATTTATGATGCCGTGATGAAGTCGAAACCTTCAAAATGCAGAAAAATATTAAAGGGAAACGGTGTTTTTCTAAACAACTCTCGTCTTCCTAAAATAAAAGAAGAAGATTTGTTATTCCTAAAAGACTTGATTGAAGGTAACAAACTAAAACCTGTTTTGGATAGGACATATTCCATTAATGAAATTGTTGAGGCTCATAGATATGTTGACAAGGGACATAAAAAAGGAAATGTTGTAATAAAAGTAAATAATGAATAA
- a CDS encoding XAC2610-related protein: MTIVDANFDGNLDFYYIDNRGNANYYCRFWIWDIQTESFVESYELNELSIPQFYEETKIVSAFWRDSAVSSETRYYKYIDSKLTSIRYFDIGYPFENEYGEHLHTLRVEDFIDGELVEVFNKDTLVTEEFSGEIYDEFFRWWDLNYYGE, translated from the coding sequence TTGACTATAGTCGATGCAAATTTTGATGGAAATTTAGATTTCTATTATATTGATAACAGAGGAAATGCCAATTATTATTGCAGATTTTGGATATGGGATATTCAAACTGAAAGTTTTGTTGAATCATATGAGCTAAATGAGCTTTCGATACCACAATTCTATGAAGAAACTAAAATAGTTAGTGCGTTTTGGAGAGACAGTGCAGTTTCCAGCGAAACGAGATACTATAAATATATAGACTCGAAACTTACTAGCATAAGATATTTTGATATCGGTTATCCATTTGAAAACGAATATGGGGAACATTTACATACTTTGAGAGTAGAAGACTTTATAGATGGAGAATTAGTAGAAGTATTCAATAAGGATACTTTAGTTACTGAAGAGTTTTCAGGAGAGATCTATGATGAATTTTTCAGATGGTGGGACTTGAATTACTATGGAGAATAG
- a CDS encoding NUDIX domain-containing protein: MSEKTFGQKKLNEIYVERVGAYGVGFDENGKIPVAMTHLYNRKEGYFLLGGGIEGDEKHSECIKRECLEEAGLSVTPKNFVCKGDYYHFIEQTKTSFHGIGYFYYMEINKVVSKPTEPDHFLVWLTIDEIREKLFLPHQIWAVEEIYKTFML, from the coding sequence ATGTCAGAAAAAACATTTGGACAGAAGAAGTTAAATGAAATATATGTAGAGCGAGTTGGAGCATATGGCGTTGGCTTTGATGAAAACGGAAAAATACCTGTTGCTATGACACACCTTTATAATAGAAAAGAAGGGTACTTTTTACTTGGAGGTGGAATTGAAGGCGATGAAAAACACTCCGAATGTATAAAAAGAGAGTGTTTGGAAGAGGCTGGACTTAGTGTTACACCTAAAAATTTTGTTTGCAAGGGTGACTATTATCATTTTATTGAGCAAACCAAAACCAGTTTTCATGGGATAGGATACTTTTATTATATGGAAATTAATAAAGTTGTGTCAAAACCAACTGAACCGGACCATTTTCTTGTTTGGCTAACCATTGATGAAATAAGAGAAAAACTTTTTCTTCCCCATCAAATTTGGGCAGTTGAAGAAATTTATAAAACTTTCATGTTATGA
- a CDS encoding NUDIX domain-containing protein → MYIVTNEWGYNLVRFIMLAEEDILENNNYTPLTGSLIVVKYKDKYMIGFNRYRKQWEIPGGAIEIGETARECVIRELEEETSQKIDEVEFIGLAKIFDNNKKKIKYQALFYKEIDKIAPFQENAEMKEIMLWNLKDDIGRFDEVDKYIMQFCVDTRKTGKMVSSQTSSNNTFAQGSGEGQKA, encoded by the coding sequence ATGTATATAGTTACAAACGAATGGGGATACAATCTAGTTAGATTTATAATGTTAGCTGAAGAAGATATTTTAGAAAATAATAACTATACACCCTTAACAGGAAGTTTAATAGTTGTAAAGTATAAAGACAAATACATGATTGGTTTTAATAGGTACAGAAAGCAGTGGGAGATTCCAGGTGGAGCAATCGAAATAGGGGAAACAGCAAGAGAATGTGTAATTCGAGAGTTAGAAGAAGAGACTAGTCAAAAGATAGATGAAGTCGAGTTTATAGGTCTTGCAAAAATTTTTGATAATAATAAGAAAAAGATTAAATATCAGGCATTATTCTATAAGGAAATAGATAAGATAGCACCTTTTCAGGAAAATGCAGAGATGAAAGAAATAATGTTATGGAATTTGAAAGATGACATCGGTAGATTTGATGAGGTCGATAAATACATCATGCAATTTTGTGTTGATACCAGAAAAACAGGTAAAATGGTGAGTAGTCAAACATCCTCTAACAATACATTTGCACAAGGTTCAGGCGAGGGTCAAAAAGCCTAA
- a CDS encoding cupin domain-containing protein: protein MRTPEGIQSVKAGDVIFFEMGPDGAHQLKNNGTEPCKYVDIRTDLGMDVCDYPDSGKVNILPDFELYETENQVDYFHGEEKIKDIW, encoded by the coding sequence TTGAGAACACCTGAAGGAATACAAAGTGTTAAGGCAGGTGATGTGATTTTCTTTGAAATGGGTCCAGACGGAGCTCATCAATTGAAGAATAATGGCACTGAACCTTGCAAGTATGTCGATATTAGAACAGATTTAGGTATGGATGTTTGTGATTATCCTGATTCAGGTAAGGTTAACATTCTTCCTGATTTTGAGTTATATGAAACAGAGAACCAAGTAGACTATTTTCATGGAGAAGAGAAAATAAAGGACATCTGGTAA
- a CDS encoding lactate utilization protein, with protein MDINLMEKMRCNFQRRNIEVEFYDDINELKDNILNIIPLYCSVGIGNSATLKKIGISEDLGSRGNIVYDKTKAKNQSEVTALKKKSLLSDWYILGSNAISVDGHIVNIDHSGNRVAALMYGPDNVIIVVGKNKITNTLEQAIFRTKNIASPQNAKRAGYNPPCVRLKKCIDCNSSERVCNYLVVIQGQYVSNRMKVFIVDEDLGF; from the coding sequence ATGGATATTAATCTAATGGAAAAAATGCGATGCAATTTTCAGCGTAGAAATATTGAAGTTGAATTTTATGATGATATTAATGAATTGAAAGATAACATCTTAAATATAATACCTCTTTATTGTTCCGTGGGAATAGGAAATTCTGCAACTTTAAAGAAAATTGGTATAAGTGAAGACTTGGGAAGTAGAGGAAATATTGTTTATGATAAAACAAAAGCAAAAAATCAATCAGAAGTTACAGCTTTAAAGAAAAAATCACTATTATCTGATTGGTATATTTTAGGAAGCAATGCAATATCTGTAGATGGTCACATTGTTAATATTGATCATAGTGGAAATAGAGTGGCTGCCTTAATGTATGGTCCAGATAATGTTATAATTGTAGTTGGAAAAAATAAGATAACTAATACATTGGAACAAGCAATTTTTAGAACAAAAAATATAGCTTCACCCCAAAATGCTAAACGAGCAGGATATAATCCTCCATGTGTGAGATTGAAGAAATGTATTGATTGTAACTCAAGTGAAAGGGTATGCAATTATCTAGTTGTTATACAAGGACAATATGTATCTAATAGAATGAAAGTATTTATTGTAGATGAAGATTTAGGATTTTAA